A window from Streptomyces sp. NBC_00335 encodes these proteins:
- a CDS encoding trypsin-like serine protease, with translation MSALRPRTARISGLLVTTTAVAAGLVPAGSAQAVSGPEAAAGQHTSVVKLNIGDEATGRGCTGSLIDASWVLTAASCFAATPGTTVPAGAPALKATVTLGDGKRVEVAELAPRADRDVVLARLTTPAAGPAGLKQANVAPAAGADLTAVGVGRTSTEWAPGKAHTGAFTLNASDATTLTITGKGTDAVCKGDTGGPLLNAAGELVGINSRSWQGGCLATDPTETRTGAIAARTDGLREWIDGVRATTPGWQTKALVQSGTSLYQAARLSDGSWTGYTDVQNKASNLGGIRSSAAAGINGDTHVLAISNAGGLFHTVRKADGTWGSFGNVFSVANALGNLTQVSTVSIGHDLHVVAVADGKAFHTVRNGAGNWTPFFQINGSLTNVTAAATASVRGELQVGLISGGKPYHNIRQTNGNWLGWGNVTQAVGPTGPVTSISMAGAGDETHFVIATDNGTRQYHTIRNFNGTWATWGDLQGVLGAVTAKSVSAATVNGEVQVAVTTTDGKLLHTTRHTNRTWDALVTAPLEGMPAAPGALAITATYTG, from the coding sequence ATGTCTGCACTCCGTCCGCGCACCGCACGCATTTCGGGTCTGCTCGTCACCACGACCGCGGTCGCCGCGGGCCTCGTTCCCGCCGGCTCCGCTCAAGCCGTCTCCGGCCCGGAGGCGGCGGCCGGCCAGCACACCTCCGTCGTCAAGCTGAACATCGGCGATGAGGCGACCGGCCGCGGATGCACCGGCTCACTCATCGACGCCTCGTGGGTGCTGACCGCCGCGAGCTGCTTCGCCGCGACGCCCGGTACCACGGTGCCGGCCGGTGCGCCCGCGCTGAAGGCCACCGTGACCCTCGGCGACGGCAAGCGCGTCGAGGTCGCCGAGCTGGCCCCGCGCGCCGACCGGGACGTCGTCCTGGCCCGCCTCACCACCCCCGCCGCCGGCCCCGCGGGGCTCAAGCAGGCGAATGTCGCCCCGGCAGCGGGCGCCGATCTGACCGCCGTGGGCGTCGGACGGACCAGTACCGAGTGGGCGCCGGGCAAGGCCCACACCGGTGCCTTCACCCTGAACGCCTCCGACGCCACGACCCTGACCATCACGGGGAAGGGCACTGACGCCGTCTGCAAGGGCGACACCGGCGGCCCGCTGCTGAACGCGGCCGGCGAACTCGTCGGCATCAACAGCCGTTCCTGGCAGGGTGGTTGCCTGGCCACCGACCCCACCGAAACCCGTACCGGCGCCATCGCGGCCCGTACCGACGGGTTGCGCGAGTGGATCGACGGGGTCCGGGCCACGACGCCGGGCTGGCAGACCAAGGCCCTCGTGCAGTCCGGCACCAGCCTCTACCAGGCCGCCCGGCTGTCCGACGGCTCCTGGACCGGATACACCGACGTCCAGAACAAGGCGAGCAACCTGGGCGGGATCCGCAGCTCCGCCGCCGCCGGCATCAACGGTGACACGCACGTACTGGCCATCAGCAACGCCGGCGGTCTCTTCCACACGGTGCGCAAGGCGGACGGCACCTGGGGCTCCTTCGGGAACGTGTTCTCCGTCGCCAACGCCCTCGGCAACCTCACCCAGGTCTCCACCGTCTCCATCGGCCACGACCTCCACGTCGTCGCCGTCGCCGACGGCAAGGCCTTCCACACCGTCCGCAACGGCGCGGGCAACTGGACTCCCTTCTTCCAGATCAACGGTTCCCTCACCAACGTGACCGCGGCGGCGACCGCGAGCGTCCGCGGTGAGCTCCAGGTCGGTCTCATCAGCGGTGGCAAGCCCTACCACAACATCCGCCAGACCAACGGGAACTGGCTCGGCTGGGGCAACGTCACCCAGGCCGTCGGTCCCACCGGCCCCGTCACCTCGATCAGCATGGCCGGCGCCGGGGACGAGACCCACTTCGTCATCGCCACCGACAACGGCACCCGCCAGTACCACACCATCCGCAACTTCAACGGAACCTGGGCCACCTGGGGCGATCTCCAGGGCGTCCTGGGCGCGGTGACCGCCAAGTCCGTGTCCGCCGCAACCGTCAACGGTGAGGTCCAGGTCGCCGTCACCACCACCGACGGCAAGCTCCTCCACACCACCCGCCACACCAACCGCACCTGGGACGCGCTGGTGACGGCACCCCTCGAGGGCATGCCCGCGGCGCCGGGCGCACTGGCCATCACCGCCACTTACACCGGCTGA
- a CDS encoding ALF repeat-containing protein produces the protein MAPRSRQFSRRQILAAFAGVAAGCALPNCTVLSRPAYAAGATGSASLPKGSGLPDTERGMVVWAYRTGGRAVRTAAAAALVGSAADVRVFLDEKLAAARAEDNRFTLTQSLVMAGRATRESIGVALSGGTAAIETYLTSGFQTAVREDLRVAVTAVMARGARAVKREGSAALEAGSDFALRAFLSGGQFTAQEEDERVQVTSILVTASPQVREYAKRALDDGTPRAIRWFLETGQYIARARDEETATIQQLVKVVEAEGQRAGRKTDEAVELSQQAVKAAESAKKAALEAKAEAEAAEHDVQLSARAANKAAQAARGAAAAAATAVSASRTAQAAAQRSVAAAQAAAAAAAAAGRAAARAYHAAIGASKDASMADAARAAAQAATSMVKFVRTVAQKADLAAQAAQAADAAGAAAAGSAVNAAAAARASADAAVASGAAQSEAATAQREAAVAEAAAARATQAAGQSRTLAGQAAACARLARDAANSAADHAEKAAAAAMEAANHAGQSVDYANRSTAAANAAVEAANTAAAAVDKAREVEQTARQAETARLAEETTEAIERAKLEAAAETDRLERYNRERTQEARLSAELLALIGSAESALRGGKPAEAVAAGRKAAIQLIDRSGTWTREAAQFALAGSDEDVVHWIDADRLIALQQDNVENVAAMAAISTKNVALAAVDVLKTEDAAKLRTFLESGAVEAAKEDNRVEVTTLLADDNTGPAVRRAAVAALEKGTAPALHVFLHVERTKAVREDDRVKATTLLANGGPYVKAAARIALEGDTHMLRQFIGTTQHEFARIDHDHATHISAVRAMIAGAAKVAQEAQENAARASEAAALARDAAAKATEWADLAKGYAAAAKLSAEEARKNAEAAEGSAAAAARSAETARQAAAAARKASSVARSAATRAVRSATEAASYAADAATSAVAARQASLAAGQSAAAAAQAALQAKHLVIEAAVREAIQKALDNSKTPIKPGATGLPEGAESCLTPFGSPIESGNSSNPWELGWSWLTGKGPSSQCFGPNDEFTRLYREHKNTQETLAFFANRTRTGEYELGHTLMNDYTLGGFDGAWKYLQDYGTLSTAGLTGNLAYTFMGSHQVRMTPIRKNADGSVVWRYTAYNESDIESATHPPVIGYTDWWSNSVGSLVDKIVGDTGPLSPKTQVIEFDVTLGP, from the coding sequence ATGGCACCACGTTCACGACAGTTCAGCAGACGTCAGATACTCGCCGCTTTCGCCGGAGTGGCAGCCGGTTGCGCGCTGCCGAACTGCACGGTGCTCAGCAGGCCCGCGTACGCGGCCGGCGCGACCGGATCCGCCTCACTGCCCAAGGGATCCGGTCTGCCGGATACCGAACGCGGCATGGTGGTCTGGGCCTACAGGACAGGCGGCCGCGCCGTCCGTACCGCTGCGGCCGCCGCCCTGGTGGGGAGTGCCGCGGACGTGCGGGTGTTCCTCGACGAGAAGCTGGCCGCGGCCCGTGCCGAGGACAACAGGTTCACGCTCACGCAGTCCCTGGTCATGGCGGGCAGGGCGACCCGCGAAAGCATCGGGGTGGCGCTGTCCGGCGGAACGGCCGCGATCGAGACCTACCTCACGAGCGGCTTCCAGACCGCGGTGCGCGAGGATCTCAGGGTGGCCGTGACCGCGGTCATGGCGCGCGGTGCCCGTGCCGTGAAGCGTGAGGGCTCCGCTGCGCTGGAGGCCGGGTCGGACTTCGCGTTGCGCGCCTTCCTCAGCGGTGGCCAGTTCACCGCGCAGGAAGAGGACGAGCGTGTGCAGGTGACGTCCATCCTCGTGACGGCGTCACCGCAAGTGCGGGAGTACGCGAAGCGGGCACTGGACGACGGGACGCCGAGAGCGATCCGGTGGTTCCTCGAGACGGGCCAGTACATCGCCCGGGCCCGTGACGAGGAAACGGCGACGATCCAGCAGCTGGTCAAGGTCGTGGAGGCGGAGGGCCAGCGCGCCGGCCGCAAGACCGACGAGGCCGTCGAGCTGTCCCAGCAGGCGGTCAAGGCCGCCGAGAGCGCGAAGAAGGCGGCGCTGGAGGCGAAGGCCGAGGCCGAGGCCGCCGAACACGACGTCCAGCTTTCCGCCAGGGCCGCGAACAAGGCCGCGCAGGCGGCCAGGGGAGCGGCCGCTGCCGCGGCGACCGCGGTGTCGGCCTCGCGGACCGCGCAGGCCGCCGCGCAGCGTTCGGTGGCGGCCGCACAGGCCGCCGCAGCAGCGGCCGCAGCGGCAGGACGCGCCGCGGCCCGGGCCTACCATGCCGCGATCGGGGCTTCCAAGGACGCATCGATGGCGGACGCGGCCCGAGCCGCTGCCCAGGCAGCGACGTCGATGGTCAAGTTCGTCCGCACGGTGGCTCAGAAGGCCGACCTCGCGGCCCAGGCCGCCCAAGCGGCCGACGCCGCGGGCGCGGCCGCCGCCGGATCGGCGGTCAACGCCGCCGCCGCCGCCCGGGCATCGGCCGACGCGGCCGTGGCCTCCGGCGCCGCACAGTCCGAGGCTGCCACTGCGCAGCGGGAAGCCGCCGTGGCAGAGGCCGCCGCGGCCAGGGCGACGCAGGCCGCGGGCCAGTCGCGGACCTTGGCCGGACAGGCCGCCGCTTGTGCCCGCTTGGCACGCGACGCGGCCAACAGCGCAGCCGACCACGCCGAGAAGGCGGCCGCGGCGGCCATGGAAGCGGCGAACCACGCCGGCCAGTCGGTCGACTACGCCAACCGGTCGACGGCAGCCGCCAACGCGGCGGTCGAGGCCGCGAACACTGCTGCCGCGGCGGTCGACAAGGCACGTGAAGTGGAGCAGACGGCTCGTCAGGCCGAAACCGCCAGGCTGGCCGAGGAGACCACCGAGGCGATCGAGCGGGCGAAGCTGGAGGCGGCCGCGGAGACGGACCGCCTCGAACGGTACAACCGGGAGCGGACGCAGGAAGCGCGTCTGTCCGCGGAGCTGCTCGCGCTCATCGGCTCCGCGGAGTCCGCGCTGAGGGGCGGCAAGCCCGCGGAGGCCGTGGCAGCCGGGCGCAAGGCGGCGATCCAGCTCATCGACCGGTCGGGCACGTGGACCCGGGAGGCAGCGCAGTTCGCGCTGGCCGGCTCGGACGAGGACGTCGTCCACTGGATCGACGCCGACCGTCTCATCGCTCTGCAGCAGGACAACGTCGAGAACGTCGCGGCCATGGCGGCGATTTCGACGAAGAACGTGGCACTGGCTGCCGTGGACGTGCTCAAGACCGAGGACGCCGCGAAGCTCAGGACGTTCCTGGAGAGCGGGGCGGTGGAGGCGGCCAAGGAGGACAACCGGGTCGAGGTGACGACGCTCCTGGCCGACGACAACACCGGCCCCGCGGTGCGACGCGCGGCCGTGGCCGCGCTGGAGAAGGGCACGGCCCCGGCCCTGCACGTGTTCCTGCACGTCGAGCGCACCAAGGCCGTCCGTGAGGACGACCGGGTGAAGGCCACCACCCTGCTGGCGAACGGGGGCCCTTACGTCAAGGCGGCCGCCAGGATCGCGCTCGAAGGCGACACGCACATGCTGCGCCAGTTCATCGGCACCACGCAGCACGAGTTCGCACGGATCGACCACGACCACGCCACGCACATCAGCGCGGTCCGGGCGATGATCGCGGGCGCCGCCAAGGTGGCCCAGGAGGCTCAGGAGAACGCGGCACGGGCTTCCGAGGCGGCAGCCCTCGCACGCGACGCCGCCGCGAAGGCGACCGAGTGGGCCGACCTCGCCAAGGGGTACGCCGCGGCGGCCAAGCTGTCCGCCGAGGAGGCGCGCAAGAACGCCGAGGCCGCCGAGGGGTCCGCAGCCGCTGCCGCGCGCTCCGCCGAAACCGCCCGTCAGGCAGCCGCCGCGGCGCGGAAGGCGAGCAGCGTGGCCCGGAGCGCGGCGACCCGCGCCGTGCGGTCCGCCACCGAGGCCGCTTCCTACGCCGCGGATGCCGCGACCTCGGCTGTGGCCGCCCGCCAGGCATCACTTGCGGCAGGTCAGAGCGCCGCCGCAGCCGCGCAGGCGGCGTTGCAGGCCAAGCACCTCGTCATCGAGGCCGCGGTGCGCGAAGCGATCCAGAAGGCGCTGGACAACTCGAAGACCCCGATCAAGCCGGGCGCCACCGGCCTTCCGGAGGGCGCCGAGAGCTGCCTGACGCCGTTCGGCAGCCCCATCGAGTCCGGCAACAGCTCCAACCCGTGGGAGTTGGGCTGGAGCTGGCTCACCGGAAAGGGCCCGAGCTCGCAGTGCTTCGGCCCGAACGACGAGTTCACCCGCCTCTACCGTGAGCACAAGAACACACAGGAGACGCTCGCCTTCTTCGCCAACCGTACGCGTACGGGGGAGTACGAGCTCGGCCACACACTCATGAACGACTACACGCTCGGCGGGTTCGACGGTGCGTGGAAGTATCTCCAGGACTACGGGACGCTCTCCACGGCCGGCCTCACCGGAAACCTCGCGTACACGTTCATGGGTTCGCACCAGGTCCGGATGACTCCCATCCGCAAGAACGCGGACGGCTCCGTGGTGTGGCGGTACACCGCTTACAACGAGTCGGACATCGAGTCCGCGACGCACCCCCCGGTCATCGGCTACACGGACTGGTGGAGCAACTCCGTCGGTTCGCTCGTCGACAAGATCGTCGGCGACACCGGTCCGCTGTCGCCCAAGACCCAGGTCATCGAGTTCGACGTCACGCTGGGTCCGTGA
- a CDS encoding helix-turn-helix domain-containing protein, protein MLSTLGLDAMAEAVYRAMLADPGGGVAALAVRIGTTEQRVRDGLDVLSKLALVRPSAENGGLRAVSPDLGMEVLMARQQAEIAAQQQRLEASRAVAAQLIAQYADLRPTTVSPGVEQLIGLDQIRDCLTRLTRDVRHEVMTFAPGGPQTEGNIAASRPLDAELLGRGVRTRVVYLDSVRLHRPTVEYARWTASLGGQVRTVASLPTRLIIVDRSTAVIPVSSEDTAGGAVVLTGQGTLTALCALYESVWAAAQPLGEAPVRDVHGLSAQESTIISLLSEGHTDETIAKRLGVSARTARRIANDLMERLGARSRFEAGVRAVQHGWLPAQQG, encoded by the coding sequence ATGCTGTCTACGCTGGGGCTCGACGCGATGGCGGAGGCCGTCTATCGAGCCATGCTGGCCGACCCGGGGGGCGGGGTCGCGGCCCTGGCCGTCCGCATCGGCACGACGGAACAGCGGGTGCGCGACGGACTCGACGTCCTCAGCAAGCTCGCGCTGGTCCGCCCTTCGGCCGAGAACGGGGGGCTGCGCGCGGTCTCGCCGGACCTCGGGATGGAAGTCCTGATGGCCCGCCAGCAGGCCGAGATCGCCGCCCAGCAGCAGCGGCTGGAGGCCTCGCGCGCGGTCGCCGCGCAGTTGATCGCCCAGTACGCCGACCTGAGGCCGACCACCGTCAGCCCGGGAGTCGAGCAGTTGATCGGCCTGGACCAGATCAGGGACTGCCTCACGCGTCTGACCCGTGACGTCCGCCATGAAGTCATGACGTTCGCACCCGGAGGGCCGCAGACCGAGGGGAACATCGCCGCGTCACGTCCACTGGACGCCGAGCTGCTGGGGCGCGGGGTGCGCACCAGGGTGGTGTACCTGGACAGTGTCCGCCTCCACCGGCCGACCGTGGAGTACGCACGCTGGACCGCCTCGTTGGGCGGACAGGTCCGCACCGTGGCTTCCCTGCCCACCCGGCTGATCATCGTGGACCGGTCGACCGCCGTGATACCGGTGAGCAGCGAGGACACCGCGGGCGGCGCCGTCGTACTGACCGGGCAGGGAACGCTGACCGCGCTGTGCGCGCTGTACGAGAGCGTGTGGGCTGCGGCGCAGCCGCTGGGTGAGGCACCTGTCCGGGATGTACACGGCCTGAGTGCGCAGGAGAGCACCATCATCTCCCTGCTCTCCGAGGGGCACACGGACGAGACGATCGCCAAGCGGCTGGGTGTGTCCGCGCGTACGGCCCGGCGGATCGCGAACGATCTCATGGAGCGGCTGGGCGCGCGCAGCCGGTTCGAGGCAGGCGTCCGGGCGGTCCAGCACGGATGGCTGCCCGCTCAACAGGGCTGA
- a CDS encoding DUF692 domain-containing protein has translation MKPMAHLGVGIGWRPEIAGAVESLPGLDWVEVVAENICPGHLPESLERLLARGVRVVPHGVSLGIGGADRPDPAKLAALGERAVALGAPLVTEHIAFVRTSSVAPGPVLEAGHLLPVARTRDALDVLCENVRIAQDALPVPLALENIAALVSWPGEELTEAQFLTELVERTGVRLLIDVANLHTNRVNRGEDPVAVLDGIPLEALAYVHVAGGVERGGVWHDTHAHPVPAAVLEVLAELRSRVDPPGVLLERDDDFPSDAELAGELAAIRGVLGGPAGAVPYPPFDRSPGSARTRASNAGEAESGATPVRASDAGGAESGATPVRASDAGGAESGAAPVRASNAGEAGSGSGLDAARTRVGIGQAALLSALVAGTPVPEGFDRQRVRVQARALAAKRAGVVAKLAPELPGILGGEDAYREAFLGYARQRPMTAGYRRDALDFAEHLLVRDLPADPAARRRLTLWWRDRAGARPPGRAVRWARALVGRAA, from the coding sequence ATGAAGCCCATGGCACACCTGGGGGTGGGCATCGGCTGGCGGCCGGAGATCGCGGGGGCGGTGGAAAGCCTCCCGGGCTTGGACTGGGTCGAGGTCGTGGCGGAGAACATCTGTCCCGGCCACCTGCCCGAGTCCCTGGAGCGGCTGCTCGCACGCGGGGTCCGCGTCGTGCCGCACGGGGTCTCGCTGGGCATCGGCGGCGCCGACCGGCCCGACCCGGCGAAGCTGGCCGCGCTCGGGGAGCGGGCGGTGGCGCTGGGGGCGCCGCTGGTCACCGAGCACATCGCCTTCGTACGGACCTCCTCGGTGGCGCCGGGGCCGGTGCTCGAAGCCGGGCACCTGCTGCCCGTGGCGCGGACCCGGGACGCGCTGGACGTGCTCTGCGAGAACGTACGGATCGCTCAGGACGCGCTGCCGGTGCCGCTCGCGCTGGAGAACATCGCGGCGCTGGTGTCGTGGCCCGGGGAGGAGCTCACCGAGGCGCAGTTCCTGACCGAGCTGGTGGAGCGGACCGGGGTGCGGCTGCTGATCGACGTGGCCAACCTGCACACCAACCGGGTCAACCGGGGGGAGGACCCGGTCGCCGTGCTGGACGGGATCCCGCTGGAGGCGCTGGCGTACGTGCACGTCGCCGGGGGCGTGGAGCGGGGTGGGGTGTGGCACGACACGCACGCGCATCCCGTGCCGGCCGCGGTGCTGGAGGTGTTGGCGGAGCTCCGGTCCCGCGTGGATCCGCCCGGGGTGCTGCTGGAGCGGGACGACGACTTTCCGTCTGACGCGGAGCTGGCCGGTGAGCTGGCCGCGATCCGGGGCGTGCTGGGCGGCCCTGCGGGGGCTGTCCCCTACCCGCCCTTCGACCGTTCCCCGGGCTCCGCCCGGACCCGCGCCTCAAACGCCGGCGAGGCTGAATCGGGGGCCACCCCCGTCCGCGCCTCGGACGCCGGCGGGGCTGAATCGGGGGCCACCCCCGTCCGCGCCTCGGACGCCGGCGGGGCTGAATCGGGGGCCGCCCCCGTCCGCGCCTCAAACGCTGGCGAGGCTGGATCGGGGAGCGGGCTCGACGCCGCTCGGACGCGGGTCGGGATCGGGCAGGCCGCGCTGTTGTCGGCGTTGGTGGCCGGGACTCCCGTGCCCGAGGGGTTTGACCGGCAGCGGGTGCGCGTGCAGGCGCGGGCGCTCGCGGCCAAGCGGGCCGGGGTCGTGGCGAAGCTGGCGCCCGAGCTGCCCGGGATCCTGGGCGGGGAGGACGCGTACCGGGAGGCCTTCCTCGGCTATGCCCGGCAGCGGCCCATGACGGCCGGGTACCGGCGCGACGCGCTGGACTTCGCCGAGCACCTGCTGGTCCGGGACCTGCCCGCGGACCCCGCCGCCCGGCGCCGGCTCACGCTCTGGTGGCGGGACCGGGCCGGGGCCCGGCCACCGGGCCGGGCCGTGCGCTGGGCCCGCGCCCTGGTGGGGAGGGCGGCGTGA
- a CDS encoding TIGR04222 domain-containing membrane protein — MNFFDFLAVAVWIGVIASSVVLVRGLRQSRPPALGPAPRLHDLSEAAFMAGGPGAVVDAALVSLLCDGRMLVGGPGIVQVRPGVRGGDPAQRAVLQACQGAPSGWLYQIRYAAMRDPSVQETGDALADRGLIATPGGRHRWLRHGVIQAVVCGVLLVLSLPLSFVAFVLQEGAGSVRVPFIAEVLPVLLGGIIAGTVGASRARQRITPAGAAALRAIRAHYGADQSPYVQTSLFGLRGLRDPYLREQLVPAARGTRLAAAQSRGRSAGSDSSWGSGAEMIPVVWCAGSDGGGSGGSGGSGCGSSGSVCGSSGSSCGGGGSSGSSCSSSSGGSSCSSSSSGSSCSSSSSSSCGSSS; from the coding sequence GTGAACTTCTTCGACTTCCTCGCCGTGGCCGTCTGGATCGGCGTCATCGCCTCCAGCGTCGTGCTCGTGCGCGGCCTGCGGCAGTCGCGGCCGCCCGCCCTCGGCCCCGCCCCGCGTCTGCACGACCTGTCCGAGGCCGCCTTCATGGCCGGTGGACCGGGCGCGGTGGTGGACGCCGCGCTCGTCTCGCTGCTCTGCGACGGCCGGATGCTGGTCGGCGGGCCCGGCATCGTCCAGGTACGGCCCGGGGTGCGGGGCGGCGACCCCGCCCAGCGGGCCGTGCTCCAGGCCTGCCAGGGCGCCCCGTCCGGGTGGCTGTACCAGATCCGCTACGCCGCCATGCGGGACCCGTCCGTGCAGGAGACCGGCGACGCGCTGGCCGACCGCGGGCTGATCGCCACCCCCGGCGGCCGGCACCGCTGGCTGCGCCACGGGGTGATCCAGGCCGTGGTGTGCGGGGTGCTGCTGGTCCTCTCGCTGCCGCTGTCCTTCGTCGCCTTCGTGCTCCAGGAGGGGGCCGGGTCGGTCCGGGTGCCGTTCATCGCCGAGGTGCTGCCCGTGCTGCTGGGCGGCATCATCGCCGGCACCGTCGGCGCCTCCCGCGCCCGGCAGCGGATCACCCCGGCGGGGGCCGCGGCGCTGCGCGCCATCCGCGCCCACTACGGGGCCGACCAGAGCCCGTACGTCCAGACCTCGCTGTTCGGGCTGCGGGGGCTGCGGGATCCGTACCTGCGCGAGCAGTTGGTGCCGGCGGCCCGCGGGACCCGGCTGGCGGCGGCCCAGTCCCGCGGGCGTTCCGCAGGCTCCGACTCCTCCTGGGGCTCCGGGGCCGAGATGATCCCGGTCGTCTGGTGCGCGGGTTCCGACGGCGGCGGATCCGGCGGGTCCGGCGGGTCGGGCTGCGGCTCCTCGGGGTCGGTCTGCGGGTCCTCCGGGAGCAGCTGCGGGGGCGGCGGGTCCAGCGGTTCGAGCTGTTCCAGCAGCTCGGGCGGATCGAGTTGCTCCAGCAGCTCCAGTGGATCGAGTTGTAGCAGTTCGTCCAGTTCCAGCTGTGGCAGTAGTTCCTGA
- a CDS encoding TIGR04222 domain-containing membrane protein: protein MFWVLFLLLAWAGLLIACTRLLKAAAELAEPPPGSAVRHDHHSDELNLYEAAYLAGGPERVAELTLLSMQRQRRLLLAHTGWATVVDPVGRDPHECSVLGAFGPDGQEPVTSVRAFAARDPAVRALADRLSEAGLALRDGAQQEVQAGIRAVRQATLLVLGMLVAALCVPEPGTTTTMILCWFALPLILALGCLAIARVEGHAQSGWASPAGRRLLVELGRERGVRGSLTAVALRGPRAVPDPELRAALTYGKRGRIPRQRGH, encoded by the coding sequence ATGTTCTGGGTCCTGTTCCTCCTCCTTGCCTGGGCAGGGCTGCTGATCGCGTGCACCCGCCTGCTGAAGGCCGCCGCCGAACTGGCGGAGCCCCCGCCGGGCAGTGCCGTGCGCCACGACCACCACTCCGACGAGCTGAACCTGTACGAGGCCGCCTACCTGGCCGGTGGCCCGGAGCGGGTGGCCGAGCTGACGCTGCTGTCGATGCAACGCCAGCGGCGGCTGCTGCTCGCGCACACCGGCTGGGCGACGGTGGTCGACCCGGTGGGCCGCGATCCGCACGAGTGCTCGGTGCTCGGCGCGTTCGGGCCCGACGGGCAGGAACCGGTGACCTCCGTACGGGCCTTCGCGGCGCGGGATCCGGCCGTACGAGCCCTCGCGGACCGGCTCTCCGAAGCCGGGCTCGCGCTGCGCGACGGGGCCCAGCAGGAGGTACAGGCAGGGATCCGGGCGGTCCGGCAGGCCACCTTGCTGGTCCTCGGCATGCTGGTGGCCGCCCTGTGCGTACCCGAACCGGGGACCACGACCACGATGATCCTGTGCTGGTTCGCGCTGCCGCTGATCCTCGCCCTGGGCTGCCTGGCCATAGCCCGCGTCGAGGGGCACGCGCAGTCCGGATGGGCCTCCCCGGCCGGCCGGCGGCTCCTCGTGGAGCTGGGCCGGGAGCGCGGTGTGCGGGGCTCGCTCACCGCGGTGGCGCTGCGGGGGCCGCGCGCGGTCCCCGATCCCGAGCTGCGGGCGGCGCTGACGTACGGCAAGCGGGGGCGGATCCCGCGGCAACGGGGGCATTGA